The Dioscorea cayenensis subsp. rotundata cultivar TDr96_F1 chromosome 7, TDr96_F1_v2_PseudoChromosome.rev07_lg8_w22 25.fasta, whole genome shotgun sequence genome includes a region encoding these proteins:
- the LOC120265845 gene encoding quinone oxidoreductase-like protein 2 isoform X1, which yields MEALLCEKLGDPVVPITSPASPITLAKTHPIPSLTSPTSVRVRVHATSLNYANYLQILGKYQEKPPLPFIPGSDYSGVVEAVGEAVSRFKVGDRVCSVAGLGSFAEFIVDDEKDLQSCSRKVVEQGPHEILLSREGRYAELWINRPTNDGINTISVV from the exons ATGGAAGCTCTGCTCTGCGAGAAGCTCGGAGATCCGGTGGTGCCGATCACCTCGCCGGCGTCGCCGATCACCTTGGCGAAGACCCACCCTATCCCTTCCCTCACCTCGCCGACCTCCGTCCGTGTCCGAGTCCATGCGACGAGCTTGAACTATGCAAACTACCTCCAGATACTTGGGAAGTACCAGGAGAAGCCCCCGCTTCCTTTCATCCCTGGCTCGGATTATTCTGGTGTTGTTGAAGCCGTCGGAGAAGCGGTCTCGCGATTCAAGGTCGGTGATCGTGTCTGCTCCGTCGCCGGTCTCGGATCGTTCGCTGAGTTTATTGTTGATGATGAGAAGGATCT ACAATCGTGCTCGAGAAAGGTGGTAGAACAGGGTCCGCATGAAATCCTCTTGTCAAGGGAAGGAAGATATGCAGAGCTTTGGATCAACAGACCAACAAATGATGGCATTAATACAATTTCAGTAGTATAA
- the LOC120265845 gene encoding quinone oxidoreductase-like protein 2 isoform X2, producing MEALLCEKLGDPVVPITSPASPITLAKTHPIPSLTSPTSVRVRVHATSLNYANYLQILGKYQEKPPLPFIPGSDYSGVVEAVGEAVSRFKVGDRVCSVAGLGSFAEFIVDDEKDLQTMTPIPSRVWRGMLEYYY from the exons ATGGAAGCTCTGCTCTGCGAGAAGCTCGGAGATCCGGTGGTGCCGATCACCTCGCCGGCGTCGCCGATCACCTTGGCGAAGACCCACCCTATCCCTTCCCTCACCTCGCCGACCTCCGTCCGTGTCCGAGTCCATGCGACGAGCTTGAACTATGCAAACTACCTCCAGATACTTGGGAAGTACCAGGAGAAGCCCCCGCTTCCTTTCATCCCTGGCTCGGATTATTCTGGTGTTGTTGAAGCCGTCGGAGAAGCGGTCTCGCGATTCAAGGTCGGTGATCGTGTCTGCTCCGTCGCCGGTCTCGGATCGTTCGCTGAGTTTATTGTTGATGATGAGAAGGATCT gCAAACTATGACACCCATTCCATCAAGAGTTTGGCGAGGGATgttagaatattattattag